Proteins encoded together in one Impatiens glandulifera chromosome 1, dImpGla2.1, whole genome shotgun sequence window:
- the LOC124921888 gene encoding transmembrane protein 45B-like, with protein MGSLIGHVLPGIGFFLIGLWQLVNHIKLHARHPKSYTSVPFFPIKKSRYGELYFMMIGSTISILMELFVGPVKHHPFDTDGTIPTTHLHNFEHASISLTILTYAVFAKILDRFGRPNSKYGMTLALGVLAFWQEYILFHLHSTDHMGLEGHYHWFLQILILVSLITTVLGIPYPKSFMVSFVRSFSIVFQGVWYNVMGIMLWTKALMPKGCFMHLEEAHYVVRCNTQEALDRAKALTTLEFSWYLVICIVLTMCLYLYMIKVYPEQDEHEASAKFLSDDHQEEKELVDAEAQKKSRNFGLLDVFISKIYKGSKA; from the coding sequence ATGGGTAGCTTGATTGGGCATGTGCTACCAGGCATTGGCTTCTTCCTAATTGGGTTATGGCAATTGGTAAACCACATCAAACTCCATGCTCGCCATCCCAAGTCATACACCTCTGTCCCATTCTTCCCAATTAAGAAGTCGAGGTATGGCGAACTCTATTTCATGATGATAGGCAGCACAATCTCCATTCTCATGGAGCTCTTTGTGGGTCCTGTGAAACACCATCCTTTCGACACCGATGGGACCATCCCAACCACCCACCTTCACAATTTTGAGCATGCTTCCATTTCCTTGACCATTTTAACCTACGCTGTTTTTGCTAAGATCTTGGACCGTTTTGGACGTCCCAATTCCAAGTATGGTATGACCTTGGCATTGGGAGTATTGGCATTTTGGCAAGAGTACATCCTCTTCCACCTCCACTCAACTGACCATATGGGATTGGAGGGGCACTATCATTGGTTTCTTCAGATTCTTATCCTCGTATCGCTCATTACCACTGTCCTCGGTATTCCATACCCAAAGAGCTTCATGGTCAGCTTTGTTAGATCCTTTAGTATTGTTTTTCAGGGTGTGTGGTACAATGTGATGGGAATCATGCTTTGGACAAAGGCTTTGATGCCCAAAGGTTGTTTCATGCACTTGGAGGAAGCCCACTATGTGGTGAGGTGCAATACACAAGAAGCTCTAGACAGGGCCAAAGCACTAACCACACTCGAATTCAGCTGGTACTTGGTTATATGCATTGTCCTCACCATGTGTTTATACTTGTACATGATCAAAGTCTACCCCGAGCAAGATGAGCATGAGGCTTCGGCAAAATTTTTATCAGATGATCATCAAGAAGAGAAGGAACTCGTTGATGCTGAGGCTCAAAAGAAAAGCCGCAACTTTGGGCTCTTAGATGTTTTCATTAGTAAGATTTACAAGGGATCCAAAGCATAA
- the LOC124922737 gene encoding uncharacterized protein LOC124922737 translates to MSPVIQLLLLTCLVISGAGAGEEEIQVMSIHEVLPQFGLPSGLFPNSVKSFSMDKDNNFELKLRSSCTVDFDYPLLYDSSIKGTFRYGSIIELEGIQLERFRMSFEITQIRVDLPPTKNIYFHIMFMLFENSLDIDQFMTVRSCSRYVSGRLSQKQVQEVTSRVANESYEDAPEKPAGWEVSANADADAS, encoded by the coding sequence ATGTCTCCTGTAATTCAGCTGCTCCTACTGACATGCTTAGTAATCtccggcgccggcgccggcgaGGAGGAGATACAGGTGATGAGTATCCACGAAGTCCTCCCACAGTTTGGGCTTCCGAGTGGGTTGTTTCCAAATTCCGTAAAGTCTTTCTCTATGGATAAAGACAACAACTTCGAGCTCAAGCTAAGAAGTTCATGCACAGTCGACTTTGATTATCCGTTGTTGTACGACAGCAGCATTAAAGGGACGTTCCGTTATGGGTCAATTATAGAACTCGAGGGAATTCAACTTGAGAGATTTCGTATGTCGTTTGAAATTACCCAAATCAGAGTTGATTTGCCGCCTACTAAAAATATCTACTTCCATATTATGTTTATGTTGTTTGAGAACAGTCTTGATATTGATCAGTTCATGACTGTCCGTTCTTGCTCCAGATATGTTTCTGGTCGTCTTTCTCAAAAACAGGTTCAGGAGGTAACTTCTCGGGTCGCTAATGAATCGTACGAGGATGCGCCGGAAAAACCTGCAGGGTGGGAAGTGTCGGCGAACGCCGACGCCGATGCTAGCTAA